In the Phycisphaerae bacterium genome, one interval contains:
- a CDS encoding phage portal protein yields the protein MTVFNWLRQLGARKNHSATAPRGRLLVVRGKYDAAQTTPENRRHWANADYLSADAAMGADVRRVLRSRARYEVANNSYAKGIVLTLANYVVGTGPRLQMLTEDPEANRLIEQEFSRWAKAIGLSHKLRTMRIAQCESGECFGLLTSNPRIAAPVQLDLRLIEADQVSTPFGVLPPEERAVDGIVFDGFGNPIAYYVLRRHPGDQRAWRAGPDDYNLMPVESVVHLFRAERPAQSRGIPEVTSSLSLFATLRRYTLAVLGAAEQAALPSGVIYTDAPADAESAAVEPMDTVEMDRGTWMTMPYGWKIGQVKAEQPTTVYGDFKHEVINEIARCLNMPFNIAAGNSSGYNYASGRLDHQAFFKAIRVDQNFLGDMVLDRLLKAWMDEAVLIEGYLPQWLRRLGVDLSHQWFWDGFEHVDPQKEAGAQATRLQSNTTTLAAEYAKAGLDWESELRQRARELALMRELGLTAQTPTSPAAPTETDSQEDESDVTEDVDARAGA from the coding sequence GTGACAGTGTTCAACTGGCTGCGACAGCTCGGCGCACGCAAGAACCACAGCGCCACCGCCCCGCGCGGCCGGCTGCTCGTCGTGCGCGGCAAGTATGACGCCGCCCAGACCACGCCGGAGAACCGCCGCCACTGGGCAAATGCCGACTATCTCTCGGCCGACGCGGCCATGGGCGCCGACGTCCGGCGCGTGCTGCGCAGCCGGGCCCGCTACGAAGTCGCCAACAACTCGTATGCCAAGGGCATCGTCCTGACGCTCGCGAATTACGTGGTCGGCACCGGTCCGCGGCTCCAGATGCTTACCGAAGACCCGGAAGCCAACCGCCTCATCGAGCAGGAATTTTCCCGCTGGGCCAAGGCGATCGGCCTTTCTCACAAGCTCCGCACGATGCGCATTGCGCAATGCGAGAGCGGCGAGTGCTTCGGGCTGCTGACCAGCAACCCGCGCATCGCCGCGCCGGTCCAGCTCGACCTCCGGCTGATCGAAGCGGATCAGGTCTCGACGCCGTTCGGCGTGCTGCCGCCGGAGGAGCGGGCGGTTGACGGCATCGTCTTCGACGGCTTCGGCAACCCGATCGCGTACTACGTCCTGCGGCGCCATCCCGGCGACCAGCGCGCCTGGCGCGCCGGCCCTGACGACTACAACCTCATGCCCGTGGAATCGGTTGTGCACCTGTTCCGGGCGGAGCGCCCGGCGCAGAGCCGCGGCATCCCGGAGGTCACCAGCTCGCTCTCGCTGTTCGCGACGCTGCGTCGCTACACGCTGGCCGTGCTGGGCGCGGCGGAACAGGCCGCGCTGCCGTCGGGCGTGATCTACACGGACGCACCCGCCGACGCCGAATCGGCCGCGGTCGAGCCGATGGACACAGTCGAGATGGACCGCGGCACATGGATGACGATGCCGTACGGCTGGAAGATCGGCCAGGTCAAGGCGGAGCAGCCCACAACCGTATACGGCGACTTCAAGCACGAGGTGATCAACGAGATCGCCCGCTGCCTGAACATGCCGTTCAACATCGCCGCCGGCAACTCGTCGGGCTACAACTACGCTTCGGGGCGTCTCGACCACCAGGCCTTCTTCAAAGCGATCCGCGTCGATCAGAACTTCCTCGGCGACATGGTGCTTGACCGGCTGCTCAAGGCGTGGATGGACGAGGCCGTGCTCATCGAGGGCTACCTGCCGCAGTGGCTGCGGCGACTCGGCGTCGACCTGTCGCACCAGTGGTTCTGGGACGGGTTCGAGCACGTCGATCCGCAGAAGGAAGCCGGCGCGCAGGCGACGCGGCTGCAGAGCAACACGACGACCCTCGCGGCAGAGTACGCCAAGGCCGGGCTCGATTGGGAATCCGAGCTCCGCCAGCGCGCCCGCGAGTTGGCGCTGATGCGTGAGCTGGGGCTCACCGCGCAGACGCCGACTTCGCCAGCCGCCCCCACCGAAACAGACAGTCAGGAGGACGAGAGCGATGTCACGGAAGACGTCGACGCCCGCGCGGGCGCGTGA
- a CDS encoding DUF2190 family protein: protein MAQATFVHDGRSIDYTPGSAVAAGDVIVQGELVGVSRTPIAANALGSLAVDGVFDFAKATGGGTAITAGANVYWDDTNNVATTTATGNKLIGKCVKAAADAATTVRVRMNQ from the coding sequence ATGGCACAGGCAACATTCGTACATGACGGCCGCTCGATTGACTACACGCCCGGCTCGGCCGTGGCCGCGGGCGACGTCATCGTGCAGGGCGAGCTGGTGGGCGTGTCCCGCACACCGATCGCAGCGAACGCGTTGGGGTCGCTGGCAGTGGACGGCGTGTTTGACTTCGCCAAGGCGACCGGCGGCGGTACCGCGATCACCGCGGGCGCCAACGTCTACTGGGACGACACGAACAACGTCGCCACGACCACCGCGACCGGCAACAAGCTGATCGGCAAGTGCGTCAAGGCGGCCGCAGACGCCGCCACCACGGTGCGCGTCCGGATGAATCAGTAG